A single Nicotiana tabacum cultivar K326 chromosome 5, ASM71507v2, whole genome shotgun sequence DNA region contains:
- the LOC142180737 gene encoding uncharacterized protein LOC142180737 codes for MAVGYILLCAFLLRTFWYVLPPNYRSDPPDKKLNSALLLSRRTYPPRDSWNFSPSFGYAGTKSPLTTNQQTSSGWVLPGRSEQQGTPRRRFSSWAAVSRSRGRSAPCPRIWGICSHKILLQSDLAGERSQFATENKTASERTFVRFFSTKHGSLRITVGRWLPKETPIRSAPRLGGIYLIPITRRGSL; via the exons ATGGCG GTTGGTTATATACTCTTATGCGCCTTCCTTCTTCGAACCTTTTGGTATGTATTGCCCCCTAACTATAGATCAGATCCACCAGACAAGAAACTCAATTCCGCACTGCTGCTGAGTCGTCGGACTTATCCACCAAGGGATTCGTGGAATTTCT CGCCCTCTTTTGGGTATGCAGGTACTAAGAGTCCTCTCACTACCAACCAGCAGACATCATCTGGCTGGGTCTTGCCG GGGAGATCGGAGCAACAGGGAACGCCTAGACGACGTTTTTCTTCCTGGGCTGCAGTAAGTAGATCGAGAGGTCGTTCCGCCCCTTGTCCCCGAATATGGGGAATATGTTCTCATAAAATCTTGCTCCAATCTGACCTAGCTGGCGAGCGATCCCAGTTCGCGACAGAGAACAAGACAGCAAGCGAGCGTACTTTTGTTCGCTTCTTCTCCACCAAGCACGGAAGTTTAAGGATAACTGTAGGTCGGTGGCTACCTAAGGAAACTCCGATTCGATCCGCCCCCCGGCTGGGAGGCATCTACCTCATCCCGATCACAAGGAGAGGTTCACTATGA